In the Oncorhynchus tshawytscha isolate Ot180627B unplaced genomic scaffold, Otsh_v2.0 Un_contig_1303_pilon_pilon, whole genome shotgun sequence genome, one interval contains:
- the LOC112224680 gene encoding chymotrypsin A-like encodes MNCLLILSCLAFAGAAYGCGKPAIQPVVSGYARIVNGEEAVPGSWPWQVSLQDYTGFHFCGGSLINENWVVTAAHCSVKTSHRVILGEHDRSSNAENIQTIKVGQVFKHPNYNGFTINNDITLIKLATPALLGTRVSPVCVAETNDDFPGGMTCVTSGWGLTRYNAADTPALLQQAALPLLTKAQCQKFWGSKITDLMICAGADGASSCMGDSGGPLVCEKAGAWTLVGIVSWGSGTCTTTMPGVYARVTELRSYIDQTIASN; translated from the exons TGCTGATCCTCTCCTGCCTTGCCTTCGCCGGCGCAGCCTACG GCTGTGGTAAACCCGCCATCCAGCCTGTGGTGTCTGGTTACGCCCGCATCGTCAACGGTGAGGAGGCTGTGCCCGGCTCCTGGCCCTGGCAGGTGTCCCTCCAGGACTACACTGGATTCCACTTCTGCGGCGGCTCTCTGATCAACGAGAACTGGGTTGTGACTGCTGCCCACTGCAGCGTGAA GACCTCTCACCGTGTGATCCTGGGAGAGCACGATCGCTCGTCCAACGCTGAGAACATCCAGACCATCAAGGTTGGCCAG GTCTTCAAGCACCCCAATTACAACGGCTTCACCATCAACAACGACATCACCCTCATCAAGCTGGCCACGCCCGCTCTCTTGGGAACCCGTGTGTCCCCCGTGTGCGTTGCTGAGACCAACGATGACTTCCCCGGTGGCATGACGTGTGTGACCTCCGGCTGGGGTCTGACCCGCTACAACG CTGCTGACACCCCTGCCCTGCTGCAGCAGGCTGCTCTTCCCCTGCTGACCAAGGCTCAGTGCCAGAAGTTCTGGGGCTCCAAGATCACCGACCTCATGATCTGTGCTGGAGCTGATGGTGCTTCTTCCTGCATG GGTGACTCTGGTGGCCCCCTGGTCTGTGAGAAGGCTGGTGCCTGGACCCTGGTTGGTATTGTGTCCTGGGGCAGTGGAACCTGCACCACCACTATGCCCGGAGTGTACGCCCGCGTCACCGAGCTCCGCTCCTACATCGACCAGACCATCGCCTCCAACTAA